The region TATTATTATTTATGCTGAtgtttttagtttactttgtCTATTCTTGTGGTTGTGGATTTTAGAATGCTATCTGTATTCTTTTAAGTGAGTTTTCCATTACAGACTCTCTTCAAAGAGGATGAGATCCCTGTGGTCTTGTTATTCTAGAATAAGATTAAAGACGAACCATGAAGTTAACTATTAATTagtttcattcaaaaaaaacaataccaattaattaaatttcattGCAGTGTTACAAGTATTCAATGCAATATTTAGCCGTCTTTATTAAAAAGAGTATTGTATGTATACCACATCATTAATATACGTGATATTGTCAATCATTCCAAGCATAATTATAAGGTAAACTAGGACGCTGTTAGATGTGGGATCATGAGTAAATTATGCATGTGGCCAGGAGTATGATTATAATGGGAACCTAGCCAGGAGTATGATTATAATGGGTCCCCTAGGTTCGATGGTCGCAAAAGCTTTAACAGCTTTTTAAGTCACAATTTTTTGCAAAGATATTGGattatataattgtttttaggAAGGTAATATGCTCCCAGGGGTTAAagttgtgatttcaaaaaatcacaattcgtgtagatttgaaaaaatattagaagATTTCCGCATGATTTTAAATTCGTTTTTAGTTGGTATATTCACCATATTAGTAGTATCGTTAATAATGCGACAAATGATTTAGCTAACGCTGCCATTAATTCGATTCGAATGAAAGAAATTTTAGATCGAATTGTGATGTTTTATTAGAGAAATTTACTCTATTATCCTAATTAAGTACTAAAAGTATTACAACtttaaaatgaaggaaaaaaaaataataagagtggttttgggggggggggggggggattggaGAGAGTTGGAAAAAAGTAAGGCGGTAGCTAAAATTACCGTGTTAATTAGAAGAGTAAAAAACTTGAAGATATGATTCTGCCACGACTCACAAGTCACATGCAGCAGTAAAGATAAAAGTTTACAGTTTCATAGAAATAATGACAAGGACGGCTGATTGATGTCGGAGACGAAATAGGAGACCCAAAAGTGCGCAAACCGATTTACCATAATGCCCTTCCTTTCTCCGCTTAATCTAAACActgcctttttcttttgcatGAACTGGTAATCTCATACCTAATACAAGACGCATCACCCACTAATACTGTAGGagtataatataaatatatatatattactgaagCCTGAAGGCACTGATTAGCGCTGCTGATGAGGGCAGAAGGTGACCAAATAGTTACTGCCGGTGCATGTAGCGATGCTGGTGGGATCATCGTAAGCATAAGAGTAGGCCTTGGGGCAAGCCACCTTGAAGATCCTTGAATAAGCCGTGGGCTTGCAAGTCTGGGGGCTTCCAAAGCTCCCGGTGCAACAGTACCTGGGCGAGTTGAACGCAAAGCAAGCGCTCTTGCAAGCCACCACTCTCCTTTTATCGTGCGACCGGACCTGGAGACCCACGGGGCACATCATGTTCAGGTCGCTGACACACCCAGCGTAGCTGCATTTTCCGGAGCCTTTGACTGGGGTGATGGAGATGGCGAGGTTGTAGCCGTCGACGAGACTGACATCGTAGAAGTCTTGGTCGTTACCGAGGGTGATCTCCGCGAGGGTGGCGGGTGGGGTGCCGCCGATGCCATTGCAGAAGAGTGAGCCACCGCAGTCGCCAGTGGCGCAGCGGCCGCGTCCGGTGGCGTCGAAGGCGCAGCCGTGGCGGCCCCAGAGGCGGCCGGACCAGAGGGCGGGAAGGTTGAGTGTGTAGGCCTTCTTTGGTGGGAGCTTAAAGCCGCCGCGGGCTAAGATGGGCTTTCCTGCGCTGGGTTGGATCCCTGGCCAGACTGGGTGGGTGCACTTGTTGTACATCGTTATAGTTGTGGCTGAGACATCAGCTATTTATGGCCAAAAAACGTAGAATAAGCACACTGATACAAAATGAAGCCCGGATCATATtccggttaaaaaaaaaaaaaaaaaaagtttctggGTCTGTATCTCTCTGTGCTTCTGTGTCTGTGGCTGAGAACTAAAAGTAGCCGAAAAAGCGACCACAAAATGAAGGATAGGCACACAAATGGATCGGAGTGGCATTGTTAGGTAAGAGTCATATTAATGACGGCTACATTATTAAGACAAGAAACACTAAAAGTCTAAAATgtatgtctgtgtgtgtgtgtgtgtgtgagagagagagagagagagagagagagagagagatcgtacCTGGGATGTGGGAAAGGAAGAGGGAGGAGAGCAGGAGAGCAAGGAGGGATCTCAACAACGCTGCCATGGCTGAAGCTGGGATAGAGTGATGGACGGTGGAAAAAGGGACTTACCGGGACTGCCAAGAAGAAAGATCCCTGTCCAACAGCTAACCCAAGTAGACTTTTATAAAGACAAAAAAGGAGGCGTTAAGTAAAGATGcaccccttcaaaaaaaaaaaaaaaaaagtaaagatgcACGGTAACCCACTAACCCTACTGGTTGATTTTTTCAAATGTGAGAAGACAGAAGGCTGAATTGTGGTGACTGGCCCTATATGATTAAATAAGCTAAGACCGTTGTAAAGTGagtttaactttattttttcaaactacaGATGAGAAAATAAGAAATGCTCCCCACCCTATCTTCgggtaaaaattattattaaattttaggtaAATAAGTAATAGATTTTGAATAATATTTGGTGTCAAAGAAGTCAATTGTAAAGTGTAAAAGTGAAAGGTACTTTTCacatttagtttttatttatatttttaacaaaagaatcTACAAAAATGTTCAAACAATAATAGACTCTTTAATAAATGTTAAGTTagattttctctttaaatttaaagagaaaaaaaagacaattttataatttttttaataatatgtttTGCAAACTGTGTTAATGTGCtccatttttcttataaataaaaacttcttCATGTGACAATATTATtatgaatgattaaaaaataacatttatttaaagtagagaaacatttaaagaatttgttgtttaatgatttaaaaaagtgactagctaaaacccttaaaatagattttgagagttaaatttagagaaattataaaGAGGCTATTGTGAATGCGCCAAATGCATTTGCGAGAATCGGTTTCTTATTTTTGCTAATAGCGACCTCCAAATTGGGTTGCAGAAGTTTATGCGGTGAATTTTTGGACACCAGACTAATAACTACTTCTAGTGAATTTGATACAATCTTCATGAATGCCATCGTTGTTGTTGCTCCTTCTCCGATGTATTgcaacattgattttttttgcgGACCGATCTCTCGCCACAGACCGCCGGTCAAGGTGGCGAGTTTTCTTGGCATATACACCAATATCTCATTGGACCGTATCATTTATTTGGCACATTCATTTTAATTGTATGCTTTATAACACTAATTCGATTGTATTTGGCCTTAAGAGTTCCTTAGCTCTTTTGCTGTGTTTGATACGAtgtaagagcatttttagtagcttCTCTAGAGGGGGtctattatttaaatttagaaaaaaaaagtttaaaaaaaatatcacaaaaatcCCCCCACAACagcttctttaaaattttctattcCCTGAAAAATGAACAATGCTTCTTAATGCACTATTCAATTcccaacacatttttttattcacaaaattctttctctctcttccttcaacgtctctcccatctcccatctcgtTCTCAACTCTGAATATCAAGCTCCGAAAATGGGCTCGCATCTTGCGATTCTTGTGGGAGAGGGGATGACCTGGACCTCGGAGATCTCCGAGAGCTCCTCGTTGCTTTGTTCCTACAAGTTCCTCATATCCCACTGTAAGCTCTCGTTGGCGTCCCCATTAATCACCGTCGATGGATCGATGGGCCCCGATCTTTGCATCGAAGCTCTGCTAGGTCTTATGTACAGCCCTTGATCGTGATGGGGGTCAATACGGTGTCACGCAAGGCCATGCTTGGCCTGATTGTGACCGTTGGATGATGGCCCACCACCCGATTCCTGCAACACAACCTCGAGCTTCGGCTCAATGAGCCCACACTTAACCCAGCATTCTCAACAACAGCCATTGATTCACTCACTCACAGTTCTTTGATCAAAtccaaattacaaaaataactcAATAATGtgttcagaaaaaataaaataaaaaaataaaaaatcaaagcttAAATCCTTCTAGAGCTCAAAtcttactcttttttttcttttttcttttttttctttttttttttttgtatattttgttaaggttttgttttgggtttcgGAGTGATTATGTGAGGAAGAGGGTAGCACTACACCTTCTCGTGAACTGGGGTGTGTTGTTGTTGCAGAGTCGGGTGacggagaagacgagagagcGAAAGAGCGAGagataagaaaagaaatgaataaaaatacaaaaggaaaaattaaaaattaatattttaataatatggaaaaaaataaagagaagctactgtattctattttttttttagagaaataaaaaatggttttgttttctatatttaaaaaacaatagtTAAAAAACTACTAAGAATGCCTTAACAGTTTTCTtttgcctttttatttttctgcggTTGCGAGAGAGTGGAGTGACTGAGGACGAACCTTTACAGTTCTCGAGGCTGTCAGATGGTGGGGGAAGGTTTGTCCGCATCCCAGGAAAAAGAAGCAGAATTCACGTGGCCAAGGGAATCACTCTGCTAGTCTGCTGTTCCTGTTCTAAGCTAATTGGTTGTGCGGCTTGTGCCCTATGACTCGATCAGCACCCCtccaaaggttttttttttgctattttccTTTCAATTGATGAATTAGAAAAACAATGGATGAATTATTTACTGTGATGAATCAAACAGTAAATCATTCCGGTCAAATCATTTCAGTTCTTTTGGAATACGTCGAATACAGTTTTCGATACTATGTCacagatttttggtttttaaaagaATGTGTATAAATGCTTAACAACAATAATTTCTATTAGAGAATGCTTAATTATAAGttcgtatatatttatattgaagAATTGAATTGGTTTTCTTCGAATATAGAAAAAATCGATTCTCTGATCGTGAGTCTCCATGTATTTGAAAAGTGGGTCTTCACGTGTTCGGATCATGGATCTTCATATCTTTAAAACGTAGATAATACCTATAAGttcgtatatatttatattgaagAATTAAATTAGTTTTCTTCAAATATGGAGGAAACCGATTATCTGATCGTGAGTTTCTATGTATTCGAAACGTGGGTTTTCACGTGTTCGGATCGTAGGTCTTCATATCTTTAAAACGTAGAGAATACTTATAAGttcgtatatatttatattgaagaattgaattgatttttttggaatatgaaaGAAACCGATTCTCTAATCGTGGGTCTCAATATATTCAAAATGTGGGTCTTCACGTATTCGGATCGTGGGTCTTCGTATCTTTAAAACGTAGGGCTTTACGTATCTAGGTATTGGTCGCAATAgtcttatcttcttctttacttttttattttattttagtcttAAATCTTCGGATGCGTAGTATTTTGGGAAGATTTGGAAATTGGAAGTACATCAGAAATGAATTGCCCGTGTTACCGTGTAACATACGTCACAGAAGTGGGTAAATTAGTAAATATGCTCATCAATCTAAGACCGTTCATCACATTGTTTGAGGTAATCTTGTGGATTTACAGATCTACGGCTTGGAAGGAATGCCGAGTTCTTTTGGGCCGAGTGTGTGTACTGTATACATGATGCTGAATATACACGTGAGCAACGCTCATTCATTTCCTTTAGTTGTGGCcactacaaaaacaaaaatactcatcGTTTTGCGGGGCTGTTGGTATTGATGTCGCCTAATGGGGACTGAACAGAGATCTACGgccttatatatattattctgttGCAGATGCTCGATATAAGACAACTCTTTATTTGAAAGTAATTAAAATAGACATTGCGGTGGGAGATGctcttgaatttttctttttatatttagataattaaaatattttttttcttttctattcaaataaattttacaataatttatcttattcttttcttataaaatcaattaattggtAGGTGAAAGAGAGATTAAAAAAGagagcttttatttttattaaagtaATGGTAAGAGAAGTAAAATTACTGTCGTAGATTTAGACTTCGTTTGATTTATAGAATGAGTATTTCATTAGAAAAGGAAATAGCTATTACCGAGAATAAAAGAGAGTAAAATGAAATAGGTATTCTTACTCCTtaatttggtgacaacacatatacttTAGTTGGAgttgaatcaaaattactaaaaaagcttcattactttttcttttttttttaaaaaaaaaaaaaaaaactcaatttacATAGTGCAAAAAAGTCGGGGGTAGTTGCAACCACCCTTGGAGAGGTCTCCGGGGGTGGTCTATGCCAGCCATCGTAAaactaaggtttttttttttttttttttttttaaaaaaaaaaaaaaaaaatgagagaaaatagaaaataatgagtggttttttaaaaatgtagtatattcCTTTATGAATGATTAttcatctcattttttagaggcataggTATTCCCCTGgataagggaatagttattctcattggaataactattacAAGGAATAGACTtctaccaaacaaaaaaataactattcctatgTGATAGACATTCCAATGTCTATTCCGTGAATCAAACAAGGCCTTATGGtagcattttttgttattttgggtaTCCTTTGGTTTAGAGCACTagcatcaatttttttaaatctcattaGTTATCTTCCTTAATTGTAGGGAAAACTCCTTGCAACAGACTCCCTTGGTGTTCTTTAAAGCACTCTCAAcagcttctctttgatttttcctaaatttagggaacaaaactattttttacttccctatccAAATATACTTAACAATATCTtcaattttctttccttataccattaaaatattatttatttacaaaatgtAAGTTCCCTACATATTATCacagtttttgcaaaatttcaaCACAGTCCCCAATGCAAAGGGAAAAGATGGGAGAGAGAAAcattttgtgttaaaataaCAGATAGAGAAGTTAAAGTGCTACCCAATATTTAGAAAATGTATAAAgtatttgttgcatttaaccTTTTGGAAattgttataaatttttttcctctatttaGGGAAAGGAATAGGCTTTAAGAAAGCTGTTGTAAATGCTTTTCCTTGTAACCTTTTcccttccttaaatataggaaaaatctaAATGAAAACCATAAAAAGTGACTTACAACAGCTTCCTCATTAATACCCTAAACATTGGGTATGCTACACTTCAACTGTTGTGTACCCAATgcttattataataataataaaaaaaaaatcgatacTCTCTCCTCCCAATACACCTTCCTATACACCTTCATTCCCCCATTCTTCATGCATTGTGTGCAATACTCATCCCTCTTTTGCACGGCGTTTGCGAGAGAGAGGAgactgaagagagagaaagaacaagATTAGAGAGACTGATGAGAGTGTTGTttaggcagagagagagagagaagcatgGTGCTTGGGCGACCATCATCGTGCAATGGACAACGACTAGAGTAGCGGATCTCGATTTTCTTTCGGTGAGTGTAGTTTGTTTGGTTAGTCTATTGGTGTCAATGCATATCAGAATCAGTTGAGAAAGGTCCATTGCTCTGTTCATCCACTTTATTCGATTTCTCCTCAATTTGCGTTGTTCCTCCCGTTTGTATTTTAGAAGAGGTTCAATTTTATGAGAGGTTCATTGTCCTCGATTTTCTCTAAGAGAAAGGTTTATTCATTTATGTTTGATTATGTGATAGTTTTGGttctagaaaagaaaatgtttctTGCGTAGTGATTCTAGGGTCTTGGTAATTGTCTTGCATTTGGAGACTTGGTTGAACTGAGCAGTCAAATTTTCAGTGTTGGTCATTATGGAATGGTGTGTGTTTGTATTTTAGTTTATAACTTGTGATGTTGTCTTTGTGAAATTGGGGTCTACCGCAGTCAATATATACAGGACTTTATTGAAGGAAGGGTATGCGTATGtctaaaattccaaaaaaataaataaataaattttcaaattatgtgaattttagGCCATTTTTTACATTGAACGACGTAAGAAATTATACATACTATGAAATATTATCAaggcaaaaaacaaaaaaaaacaaaaaatcattctaaaagattttttcttcacttttgaagacaCAATTCTTCTTTACTAACCTAAAAGACTATTTTTTACTCAAAGTTTTTATACTACAAAAAGTGTTAGAGcgtaataaaaatatactcaattctctttgttaacatgtcacatttttaaaatactcaaTTTTTATGTCGTTCAATGTATAAAACGatctaaattcacataatttgaaaatctacaatttttaaaaaatcttaaaGAATCCTAATCACTAAATACACATAGAAACTCCTACCGTCAATGCCATGCAATGTTATGATACATTTGGGTTTTCTCGTTTAGTGAGTCTTTAATCAACTGGTTAAAGTGTGCTTTATGGTTATCTAAATTTGTTTGGGTGGGTTACTTTCAAACTCCTAACTGAATTATACTGAAGACTTTGTGAAAACTCTGCCTACGAATCAATTGTTGAAAAAATACTCAAAAGGCCCATGCAACATACTCTTTTAGTGTTTTCTAAATCAAAAGAAACTAAAGGAAATCAGAAGTGTTATATCCAACATTCCGGGGCACAGCCATGACTTTTTGTGTGGGGATCCGaacttacataaataaataaaaatatggatgTATATAatctattttctttccaaaacccAGTTCACAAGCTCTCTAGAAACCACTGAAAATCACAGGTAAAACCAATCCACACCTATCTCAGAAATTCACTAGAAACCCATACCCATTTCGCAAATTCCACCAGAGATTCACATCCCATCTCCACCAAAAACCATACCCATTTCGTAGAATCTACCAAAAATTCACATCCCATTCACGTCTGAGTAGTTCTTTGTCGACAAAGCTAGGGAGCCGAAAAAGAAGAGGATGCTTGAGTAGGcctgaaaaacaataataaacaaaGGCAACATTTTGTGAATAGTGAAAATATATCTTGTTAAGACAGTTTTCAGTCGGCAACACAAGCTtctaaaaaattcttctttcctttcctgCAAAACAGTAGAGATAGGTAAAGGTGCTTGTTGGAAGTGCCAGTTGGTCCTACTCTGATGCTTAAGCCAATTTTTTGGAGAGAATATGTAGTAACACCTTAATCACAATAATTTTAGATAGAACATATTTGAATATCTGTTCGTATTTATAGTAAAGAGCTGAGTTGGTTTTCCCCGGATATGGCAGAGACCAACTCTCTGATCGTGGGTCGTGGGTTCCCATGTGTCTAGAACATGGGTCTTCATGCGCCTCCAAAATGTGGATTCTAGCTCCCCTGGATTGTGTGTCCCCACATTTCGGAACATGGGTTCCTCCATATTCGAAATGTGGGCCTTGACGTCCTCAAAACACCTCTAGGTATCATGGAACATTGATCTCTCCATAGCCTTTCGCGGGTTGCTCATGGATGGGCTCGAGTTTTGCCGACCTTGTTCCCGGATGGGCTTGGGCCATCCAGAATGTGGGCCTCAACGTCCTCGAGACACCTCCGGGTATCACGGAACCTCGATCTCTCCATAACTTTCTGTAGGTTGCTCATGGCGGATGGGCTTGGGTTTCGTCGACCTTGTTCCTGAATGGGCTTAGGCCATGGGCTTTGCCAGCTAGCTTACAGGGTTGAGCCTTCTAGGGTAATAGATGGGCTTAATTAATAGATAAGCACATCTATTAATTGTTAAGGATATTTCCCAACATACCTAATCTGTTGGAGAAGAGTTTTAGCTCATATTGTCTTGTGCTAGCTAGCTTACAGGGTTGGGCCTTCTCGGCTGATAGATGGGATTAATTAATAGATAATCCCATCCATTAATTGTTAAGGATATTTCCCAACATACCTAATCTCCCTATTTGAAGGTAGGAGGTTTTGAACCCCTTCCCTATTGTTCAATAAAAAACCACTTAACCACTAAGTTACGAAACCTTACTTGTTACTTAATgatctaaaaatatttatagtAGACGGAGCCAAAGTATAAAAGATAATATCTTAGTAagcattttaaaaaagtgttggTTTTTAaatgttggctacattttgaTGTCAAAAGGTTACTTTATTATTGAAGAACTTAGGACTCAGAACACTCAGAAAACTtctagaagttttttttttttctttttctttttctgcagTGTTTGGACAGCTTGAAGCCGTGTCCAAACACAAATTATAGAAAGTCTCAAGCAACATATCCGGATAGCTTCAAGCCATGTC is a window of Alnus glutinosa chromosome 4, dhAlnGlut1.1, whole genome shotgun sequence DNA encoding:
- the LOC133867417 gene encoding thaumatin-like protein yields the protein MAALLRSLLALLLSSLFLSHIPADVSATTITMYNKCTHPVWPGIQPSAGKPILARGGFKLPPKKAYTLNLPALWSGRLWGRHGCAFDATGRGRCATGDCGGSLFCNGIGGTPPATLAEITLGNDQDFYDVSLVDGYNLAISITPVKGSGKCSYAGCVSDLNMMCPVGLQVRSHDKRRVVACKSACFAFNSPRYCCTGSFGSPQTCKPTAYSRIFKVACPKAYSYAYDDPTSIATCTGSNYLVTFCPHQQR